A part of Mustela erminea isolate mMusErm1 chromosome 9, mMusErm1.Pri, whole genome shotgun sequence genomic DNA contains:
- the JRKL gene encoding jerky protein homolog-like, giving the protein MSGKRKRVVLTIKDKLDIIKKLEDGGSSKQLAVIYGIGETTVRDIRKNKEKIITYASSSDSTSLLAKRKSMKPSMYEELDKAMLEWFNQQRAKGNPISGPICAKRAEFFFYALGMDGDFNPSAGWLTRFKQRHSIREINIRNERLNGDETAVEDFCNNFRDFIERENLQPEQIYNADETGLFWKCLPSRTSGIKGKCTVSGHKSIEERVTIMCCANATGLHKLKLCVVGKAKKPRSFKSTDTSNLPVSYFSQKGAWMDLSIFRQWFDKIFVPQVREYLRSKGLQEKAVLLLDNSPTHPNENVLRSDDGQIFAKYLPPNVASLIQPSDQGVIATMKRNYRAGLLQNNLEEGNDLKSFWKKLTLLDALYEIAMAWNLVKPITISRAWKKILPTIEEKEGLDFDEEDVSVATVATILQHTKGLENVTTENIEKWLEVDSTEPGYEVLTDSEIIRRAQGQTDESSENEEEEIELIPEKHINHAAALQWTENLLDYLEQQGDMILPDKLVIRKLRATIRNKQKMTTSSQ; this is encoded by the coding sequence ATGTCAGGGAAACGGAAGCGAGTGGTGTTAACTATTAAAGATAAGCTTGATATAATAAAAAAACTAGAAGACGGAGGTTCTTCCAAACAACTGGCAGTGATTTATGGAATTGGAGAGACAACAGTTCgggatataagaaaaaataaggaaaaaattataacttaTGCAAGCAGTTCTGATTCCACAAGTCTTCTGGCCAAGAGGAAATCTATGAAACCATCCATGTATGAGGAACTGGACAAAGCAATGCTAGAATGGTTCAACCAGCAAAGGGCAAAAGGGAATCCCATATCTGGACCGATTTGTGCAAAAAGGGCAGAATTCTTCTTTTATGCTTTGGGAATGGATGGTGATTTTAACCCCTCTGCTGGTTGGTTAACTCGTTTTAAGCAGCGGCACAGCATTAGAGAGATTAATATTAGAAACGAAAGATTAAATGGAGATGAGACTGCTGTGGAAGATTTTTGTAACAACTTTCGAGACTTTATTGAACGAGAGAATTTACAGCCTGAACAGATCTACAATGCAGATGAAACTGGACTCTTTTGGAAATGCCTGCCTTCCAGGACTTCTGGGATCAAAGGTAAATGCACTGTCTCTGGGCACAAGTCAATTGAAGAAAGAGTCACTATCATGTGTTGTGCCAATGCAACAGGTCTACACAAACTGAAACTTTGTGTTGTGGGGAAAGCAAAGAAGCCTCGCTCCTTCAAGTCAACTGACACCTCAAACCTGCCAGTCTCTTATTTCAGCCAAAAAGGTGCATGGATGGATCTTTCCATTTTCCGACAGTGGTTCGATAAGATCTTTGTGCCACAGGTTCGAGAATACTTAAGATCTAAAGGCCTACAGGAAAAGGCTGTGCTCTTGTTGGATAATTCACCAACACATCCAAATGAAAACGTCCTTAGGTCAGATGATGgccaaatatttgctaaatatttacCACCTAATGTGGCTTCATTGATCCAGCCCTCAGATCAGGGAGTCATAGCAACAATGAAGAGAAATTATCGTGCAGGTCTTCTTCAGAACAACTTGGAAGAGGGTAATGACCTGAAATCGTTCTGGAAGAAGCTAACTCTGCTAGATGCACTTTATGAAATAGCAATGGCATGGAATTTAGTAAAGCCAATTACCATTAGCAGAGCATGGAAGAAGATTCTTCCTACCatagaggagaaagaaggcttGGACTTTGATGAAGAAGATGTTTCTGTGGCTACTGTGGCCACCATTTTACAGCATACCAAAGGACTGGAAAATGTGACTACTGAGAACATCGAAAAATGGCTTGAAGTGGACAGTACTGAGCCAGGCTATGAAGTGTTAACTGACAGTGAAATCATCAGAAGAGCGCAAGGCCAGACAGACGAATCTAGTGAAAATGAGGAGGAGGAAATAGAACTGATTCCAGAGAAACATATTAATCATGCAGCTGCTCTCCAATGGACTGAAAATTTGTTGGATTATCTAGAACAACAAGGTGATATGATTCTGCCTGATAAACTGGTGATCCGTAAACTTCGAGCCACcatcagaaataaacagaagatgACAACCTCAAGTCAATAA